One Neochlamydia sp. AcF84 genomic window, TATGGCTGGGAGGTAGTAGCTGTCCAAGACATCGATGATAAAGTAGGCAATGGATTTACAGTAGTAGTAAGAAAAGGCGAGGAAATCAGAAACTTATGAAGCGTTTTTTAATTCTCTGTGGGTTGTTCTTCATCTTACAGACTTTAAATGCCGGCTACAAATATGAATTATCCAGTTGTGCAATTTTTATGGAAGATGATCTTCCTTATATGCCTGAATGGATCGAATTTCATAAGCATCAAGGTATCCAACATTTTTATTTATACAATAATGGACCTATCAAGGTATGGAAAACTTATCTAGATAAATATGAAAAGGAAGGCTTTGTTGAGGTAATAGAATGGAATTATGGTAGCCAAAACGTTATCGAATGGAATAGCATTCAAACTCAAGCTTACATGCATTGCTTGAAAAAAATCACCAAGGAATCTAAATGGTGTGCCATCATTGATACCGATGAATTCCTTTTTACACTGCCTTACAAAAATTTGAGAAAAGCTTTAAAAAATTATGAAGAATTTGCAGGTGTGGTAGTCAATTGGGTAATGTATGGAACAAGTAACGTAGATTATATTCCAGAAGGGCAAAAATTGACCGATCTATTGACTTTTAGAGGAGCGGTAGATGGTGATTTGCATGTTAAATCTATTGTTAAGCCTGCCTATGTGGTAGATATCATGGATCCTCATAGTTTTATCTACTCTGCCAATAAATTTGCTGTGAATGAAAACAAAGAGCTTGTTCATGGAGCTTTTACAGCAAAAAACAGTGTTAACATTTTTAGAATTAATCATTATTGGTGTCGAGATAAAAGCTTTTTAATCAACACTAAGCTTGCTCGTCGGCTAAAGTGGGGCCAGCCTATAGAATCTGTGTTGGAGATAGAAAAAGGATATAATCTAGAGCATGATGACTTAATTAAAAATTTTAATAATTATAATCCTCATGCCTCACTTGAAATTTAAGTTACTGATTGCTAAGGAATTATAAAAGTTAATTTTTAAATTTAAAATTTATAAATTATTCATATCCAAAGGCTTATAAAAAAATGGGATGAATATGGGTTATAACTAAAGAGGATCCAAATAA contains:
- a CDS encoding glycosyltransferase family 92 protein; the protein is MKRFLILCGLFFILQTLNAGYKYELSSCAIFMEDDLPYMPEWIEFHKHQGIQHFYLYNNGPIKVWKTYLDKYEKEGFVEVIEWNYGSQNVIEWNSIQTQAYMHCLKKITKESKWCAIIDTDEFLFTLPYKNLRKALKNYEEFAGVVVNWVMYGTSNVDYIPEGQKLTDLLTFRGAVDGDLHVKSIVKPAYVVDIMDPHSFIYSANKFAVNENKELVHGAFTAKNSVNIFRINHYWCRDKSFLINTKLARRLKWGQPIESVLEIEKGYNLEHDDLIKNFNNYNPHASLEI